Proteins co-encoded in one Ruegeria pomeroyi DSS-3 genomic window:
- the dxr gene encoding 1-deoxy-D-xylulose-5-phosphate reductoisomerase yields MRKVSIFGATGSIGQNTIDLIARDPDAYDVVALSGGANIAQLAADARRLRADVAVTAFPERLHDLRAALAGSGVEAAAGPAALVEAGARPADWVMSAIVGAAGLAPGLAALKQGATLALANKETLVCAGALVLETARRHGARLLPVDSEHSAVFQALVGEDMEAVERIVITASGGAFRDWPLERLASATAEQAAQHPNWDMGQRITIDSASMFNKALEVIETREFFGIDPDRIEVIVHPESMVHALVGFRDGALMAHLGAPDMRHAIGYALHWPERRDLPVARLDLAALGQLNFRAPDDARYPALRLARWVMARGGLSGAVFNAAKERALDHFIAGRIGFLDMAGLVEAVLDRFEADPGLIDAPMTLDTVTQTDHLARQRVDAAMAKRAG; encoded by the coding sequence TTGCGCAAGGTCTCGATCTTCGGGGCCACCGGATCGATCGGGCAGAACACCATCGACCTGATCGCCCGCGATCCCGACGCTTACGATGTGGTGGCGCTGAGTGGCGGCGCCAATATCGCGCAGCTGGCCGCGGATGCACGGCGGCTGCGCGCCGATGTGGCGGTGACGGCCTTTCCCGAGCGTCTGCACGACCTGCGCGCCGCCTTGGCGGGCAGCGGGGTCGAGGCGGCGGCGGGTCCGGCGGCCCTGGTCGAGGCGGGGGCGCGCCCGGCGGATTGGGTGATGTCGGCCATTGTCGGCGCGGCGGGGCTGGCGCCCGGTCTGGCGGCGCTGAAACAGGGCGCCACGCTGGCGCTGGCCAACAAGGAAACGCTGGTTTGCGCGGGGGCCTTGGTACTGGAGACCGCGCGCCGCCATGGCGCCCGTCTGCTGCCGGTGGACAGCGAGCATTCGGCGGTGTTCCAGGCGCTCGTGGGCGAGGATATGGAGGCGGTTGAGCGGATCGTCATTACCGCATCCGGCGGGGCATTCCGCGACTGGCCGCTGGAGCGGCTGGCCAGCGCCACCGCAGAGCAGGCGGCGCAGCATCCCAACTGGGACATGGGCCAGCGCATCACCATCGACAGCGCGTCCATGTTCAACAAGGCGCTGGAGGTCATTGAAACGAGGGAGTTTTTCGGGATTGATCCGGATCGAATCGAGGTCATCGTGCATCCTGAATCCATGGTGCATGCACTGGTTGGCTTTCGCGATGGCGCGCTGATGGCGCATCTGGGCGCGCCCGATATGCGCCATGCGATCGGCTATGCGCTGCATTGGCCCGAGCGGCGCGATCTGCCGGTGGCGCGGCTTGATCTTGCGGCGCTGGGGCAGCTCAACTTCCGCGCCCCCGACGATGCCCGCTATCCGGCCCTGCGGCTGGCACGCTGGGTGATGGCGCGGGGCGGGCTGTCGGGGGCCGTGTTCAATGCCGCCAAGGAGCGCGCGCTCGACCACTTCATCGCCGGGCGCATCGGATTTCTCGACATGGCGGGGCTGGTCGAGGCTGTTCTGGACCGGTTTGAGGCCGATCCGGGCCTCATTGATGCCCCAATGACACTTGATACTGTGACGCAAACAGACCATCTCGCCCGGCAAAGGGTGGACGCAGCGATGGCAAAACGAGCAGGGTAA
- the rseP gene encoding RIP metalloprotease RseP, producing MDVIGLIPQFGNLLYTIAAFVVALSVIVAVHEYGHYIVGRWSGIHAEVFSIGFGPVLWSRVDRRGTRWQIALLPFGGYVKFLGDANAASGKDGDSMAEIYRRNPDDLRRTMHGAPLWARAATVAAGPLFNFVMSILVFAAIFMTRGAPIEPLTVAEIHHLPGIETGLRPGDTILSVGGVPLPGSEFASDAEEGAAWRSFESALPLAPQLDYSVMRDGSEVTVSGPQLYPALVGAVVPRSAAQDAGLQPGDVIRAIDGEEIAAFRQLKDMVEGSDGKPLVLDVWREGEMLQLLLVPRRTDSPKPEGGYETNWRIGVASGQAFEPATETPGPLAALATGVSRTGDIVSSSLSGLWHMIAGQISTCNISGPVGIAQASGAVASQGAQSFIAFIAVLSTAVGLLNLFPIPALDGGHLVFYAYEAVAGKPPSDNVLRVLMALGITLILSLMLFSLSNDLFC from the coding sequence TTGGACGTTATTGGACTGATACCGCAATTCGGCAACCTTCTGTACACCATCGCGGCCTTCGTGGTGGCCCTGTCGGTCATCGTCGCGGTGCATGAATACGGCCATTACATCGTCGGGCGCTGGTCCGGCATCCATGCCGAGGTGTTCTCGATCGGGTTCGGCCCGGTGCTGTGGAGCCGGGTGGACCGGCGCGGCACCCGCTGGCAGATCGCGCTGCTGCCCTTTGGCGGTTACGTCAAGTTTCTGGGTGATGCCAATGCGGCCTCGGGCAAGGATGGCGACAGCATGGCCGAGATCTATCGCCGCAACCCGGACGACCTGCGCCGCACCATGCATGGCGCGCCGCTTTGGGCGCGGGCGGCGACCGTGGCGGCGGGGCCGCTGTTCAATTTCGTGATGTCGATCCTGGTGTTCGCGGCCATCTTCATGACGCGCGGTGCGCCGATCGAGCCGCTGACCGTGGCCGAGATCCACCACCTCCCCGGGATCGAGACCGGCCTGCGCCCCGGCGACACCATCCTGTCGGTGGGCGGCGTGCCGCTGCCGGGATCCGAGTTTGCCAGCGATGCCGAGGAAGGCGCCGCCTGGCGCAGTTTCGAAAGCGCGCTGCCGCTGGCGCCGCAGCTTGACTATTCGGTGATGCGTGACGGCTCCGAGGTGACCGTGAGCGGCCCGCAACTCTATCCGGCGCTGGTCGGGGCGGTGGTACCGCGCAGCGCGGCGCAGGATGCCGGGCTGCAACCCGGCGACGTGATCCGCGCCATCGACGGCGAAGAGATCGCCGCCTTCCGCCAGCTCAAGGACATGGTCGAGGGGTCGGACGGCAAGCCGCTGGTGCTGGACGTCTGGCGCGAGGGCGAGATGCTGCAGCTGCTGCTGGTGCCGCGCCGCACCGACAGCCCCAAGCCCGAAGGCGGTTACGAGACCAACTGGCGCATCGGCGTGGCCAGTGGCCAGGCCTTCGAGCCGGCGACCGAAACGCCGGGCCCGCTGGCGGCGCTGGCCACCGGGGTCAGCCGCACCGGCGATATCGTGTCCTCCTCGCTCTCGGGCCTCTGGCACATGATCGCGGGCCAGATTTCCACCTGCAACATCTCGGGACCGGTGGGCATTGCCCAGGCCTCGGGTGCGGTGGCCAGCCAGGGCGCGCAAAGCTTCATCGCTTTCATCGCGGTGCTGTCGACGGCGGTGGGCCTGTTGAACCTGTTCCCGATTCCGGCGCTGGATGGCGGGCATCTGGTGTTCTACGCCTACGAGGCAGTGGCCGGCAAACCGCCCAGCGACAATGTGCTGCGGGTGCTGATGGCGCTGGGGATCACGCTGATCCTGTCGCTGATGCTGTTCTCGCTCAGCAACGATCTGTTCTGCTAA
- the bamA gene encoding outer membrane protein assembly factor BamA: MHNGRGAGTYCGVGVSSRHMLLNSVSAIFLATAMTFAALPQDAQAQDYRFNTVQVDGNQRIETSTIISRMGIERGKTISAGALNDAYQRLLDSGVFETVELIPRGNTLVVKVVEHPTINRINFEGNRRVKDETLEGAIGSQSRRVFTPEQAERDAATIAEIYSTQGRVAATVVPRIIRRSDNRVDLVFEISEGDTIEIERVSFVGNRVFSDRRLRRILETKQAGFLRTFIRSDTFIADRIEFDKQVLRDFYLSRGHVDFRVNSANVEFTRERDAFFLVMDVTEGQQFSFGKITTVSEIPGVEAPAYQDVLKIKPGVVYSPSLVENSIARMERLGLKNGVDFLRVEPRITRNDRDLTLDIEFALVKGPRIFVERIDIEGNTTTLDQVIRRQFRTVEGDPFNPREIRESAERIRALGFFGDANVETREGSTPAQVIVDVDVEEKPTGSLSFGGSYSVSDGFGVAIGLTEDNWLGRGQRLGLTLSTAQDAEQYVLSFTEPQLLGRDLRFDIDLGVANTNSSFASYDTERAFFAPGITFRLGELSTLQLRYRWEASEMVQRTATTVSGAVIASEIAQGKKSSSALGLTYTYDSRIGGLNPNAGVLFEVGVDAAGLGGDNEYFKTSAKAIAQTRVWHEEITLRASLDVGAFTWQGSGFSRAIDRFVIGPNTFRGFEPAGVGPRDQSNGVDDAIGGNYYAVARFEAEFPLGLPEELGLRGGLFYDVGNVWDVSDVNTAGGTIVGADGSFRHVIGFSLLWTTAFGPLRFNFSKALKKETFDKEQSFDLTIQARF, from the coding sequence ATGCATAACGGGAGAGGCGCAGGTACATACTGCGGCGTCGGCGTTTCGAGCCGCCATATGTTGTTGAATTCCGTCTCGGCAATTTTCCTTGCCACGGCAATGACCTTTGCCGCCCTGCCGCAGGATGCGCAGGCGCAGGATTACCGGTTCAATACGGTCCAGGTCGACGGCAACCAGCGGATCGAAACCTCGACCATCATCTCCCGGATGGGAATCGAACGGGGCAAGACGATCTCGGCGGGCGCGCTCAACGATGCCTATCAGCGTTTGCTTGACAGTGGTGTTTTCGAAACAGTCGAGCTGATTCCGCGTGGCAATACGCTGGTGGTCAAGGTGGTCGAGCATCCGACCATCAACCGGATCAACTTCGAGGGTAACCGCCGGGTCAAGGACGAGACGCTCGAAGGTGCCATCGGTTCGCAATCGCGCCGGGTCTTCACCCCCGAGCAGGCCGAGCGCGACGCCGCCACCATCGCCGAGATCTATTCGACCCAGGGCCGGGTCGCCGCCACCGTGGTGCCCCGCATCATCCGTCGCAGCGACAACCGCGTCGATCTGGTCTTTGAAATCTCCGAAGGCGACACCATCGAGATCGAGCGCGTGAGCTTTGTCGGCAACCGCGTCTTTTCGGACCGGCGTCTGCGCCGGATACTGGAGACCAAGCAGGCCGGGTTCCTGCGGACCTTCATCCGTTCGGACACGTTCATCGCCGATCGGATCGAATTCGACAAACAGGTGCTGCGCGATTTCTATCTGTCGCGGGGCCATGTGGATTTCCGCGTCAACAGCGCCAATGTCGAATTCACCCGCGAGCGCGACGCCTTCTTCCTGGTCATGGATGTGACCGAGGGGCAGCAATTCTCGTTTGGCAAGATCACCACGGTCAGCGAAATTCCCGGTGTCGAGGCGCCGGCCTATCAGGATGTGCTGAAGATCAAGCCGGGCGTGGTCTATTCGCCCAGCCTGGTCGAGAACTCGATCGCCCGGATGGAGCGGCTGGGTCTCAAGAACGGGGTCGATTTCCTGCGGGTCGAACCGCGCATCACCCGCAATGACCGCGATCTGACGCTGGATATCGAATTCGCGCTGGTCAAGGGGCCGCGCATCTTTGTCGAACGCATCGACATCGAGGGCAACACCACCACGCTGGACCAAGTGATCCGCCGCCAGTTCCGCACCGTCGAGGGTGATCCGTTCAACCCGCGCGAAATCCGGGAAAGCGCCGAACGTATCCGCGCACTGGGCTTCTTTGGCGATGCCAATGTCGAGACCCGCGAAGGCTCGACCCCGGCACAGGTCATCGTTGACGTGGATGTCGAGGAGAAGCCGACCGGCTCGCTCAGCTTCGGCGGCAGCTATTCGGTTTCGGACGGTTTCGGCGTGGCCATCGGCCTGACCGAGGACAACTGGCTGGGTCGCGGCCAGCGGCTGGGCCTGACCCTGTCGACCGCGCAGGATGCCGAGCAGTATGTGCTCTCGTTCACCGAGCCGCAGTTGCTGGGCCGCGATCTGCGCTTTGACATCGACCTCGGCGTGGCGAACACCAATTCCAGCTTTGCCAGCTATGATACCGAGCGGGCCTTCTTTGCGCCGGGGATCACCTTCCGCCTGGGCGAGCTGTCAACCTTGCAACTGCGCTATCGCTGGGAGGCCAGCGAGATGGTGCAGCGGACCGCGACCACGGTCAGTGGCGCGGTGATCGCCAGTGAAATCGCGCAGGGCAAGAAATCCTCCAGCGCGCTGGGGTTGACCTATACCTATGACAGCCGGATCGGTGGCCTGAACCCCAATGCGGGCGTGTTGTTCGAGGTCGGCGTCGATGCCGCTGGTCTGGGTGGCGACAACGAGTACTTCAAGACCTCTGCCAAGGCCATCGCCCAGACCCGCGTCTGGCACGAAGAGATCACCCTGCGGGCCTCGCTCGACGTGGGTGCGTTCACCTGGCAGGGCTCGGGCTTCAGCCGGGCGATCGACCGTTTCGTGATCGGTCCGAACACCTTCCGCGGGTTTGAACCCGCCGGTGTCGGCCCGCGCGACCAGTCAAACGGTGTCGATGACGCGATCGGCGGCAACTATTACGCGGTGGCCCGGTTCGAGGCCGAGTTCCCGCTGGGCCTGCCCGAGGAACTGGGCCTGCGTGGCGGCCTGTTCTACGATGTCGGCAATGTCTGGGACGTGAGCGATGTGAACACCGCGGGCGGCACCATTGTCGGCGCCGACGGCTCGTTCCGCCATGTGATCGGCTTCTCGCTGCTGTGGACCACCGCCTTTGGCCCGCTGCGCTTCAACTTCTCCAAAGCGCTCAAGAAAGAGACCTTTGACAAGGAACAGTCCTTCGACCTGACCATTCAGGCGCGGTTCTGA
- a CDS encoding OmpH family outer membrane protein, producing the protein MGALLLFLALPSLAAAQQLGLPRHEVLTISGEILFVKSAYGRRIIDEIEAEGALLAAENERIVAELSREEQELTQRRTELEPQAFRVLAEAFDRKVQAHRENQAAKRQTLEARGEEARATFVDLARPILAALMRDTGASVILERSTVFLSLDTTDITAIAISRIDAAIGDGSALRRD; encoded by the coding sequence ATGGGGGCCCTGCTGCTGTTTCTGGCCCTGCCATCGCTCGCCGCCGCGCAACAGCTGGGCCTGCCACGTCACGAAGTGCTGACGATCTCAGGCGAAATCCTGTTCGTGAAATCCGCCTATGGCCGCCGCATCATCGACGAGATCGAGGCCGAGGGCGCGCTGCTGGCCGCAGAGAACGAGCGGATCGTGGCCGAGCTGAGCCGCGAGGAGCAGGAACTGACCCAACGCCGGACCGAGCTGGAGCCGCAGGCGTTCCGGGTGCTGGCCGAGGCTTTTGACCGCAAGGTGCAGGCCCATCGCGAGAACCAGGCCGCCAAGCGTCAGACATTGGAAGCGCGCGGCGAAGAGGCGCGCGCCACCTTTGTCGACCTGGCCCGCCCCATCCTGGCGGCGTTGATGCGCGATACCGGTGCCAGCGTGATCCTGGAGCGCTCGACCGTGTTTCTCAGCCTCGACACCACCGACATCACCGCGATCGCGATCAGCCGCATCGACGCGGCCATCGGCGATGGCAGCGCCCTGCGCCGCGATTAG
- the fabZ gene encoding 3-hydroxyacyl-ACP dehydratase FabZ produces the protein MTTETKSADIQLIQRILPHRYPFLLVDKVVEIDGYSSAVGIKNVTMNEPHFQGHFPGTPIMPGVTIVEAMAQTAGVMLGVGMDIIDSELLIYFMNIDNCKFRRKVVPGDVMKMHVETLRGKMGGKIFKFRGTATVEGEVAAQAEFSAYVDLTGEKST, from the coding sequence ATGACCACCGAGACCAAGAGTGCCGATATCCAGCTGATCCAGCGGATCCTGCCGCACCGCTATCCGTTTCTGCTGGTGGACAAGGTCGTCGAGATCGACGGCTACAGCTCGGCCGTTGGGATCAAGAACGTGACCATGAACGAGCCGCATTTCCAGGGCCATTTCCCCGGCACCCCGATCATGCCCGGGGTCACCATCGTCGAGGCGATGGCGCAGACCGCCGGTGTGATGCTGGGTGTGGGCATGGATATCATCGACAGCGAGCTGCTGATCTATTTCATGAACATCGACAACTGCAAGTTCCGCCGCAAGGTGGTGCCGGGCGATGTCATGAAGATGCATGTGGAAACCCTGCGCGGCAAGATGGGCGGCAAGATCTTCAAGTTCCGTGGCACCGCCACCGTCGAGGGCGAGGTCGCCGCCCAGGCCGAATTCTCGGCCTATGTGGACCTGACCGGAGAGAAAAGCACATGA
- the lpxA gene encoding acyl-ACP--UDP-N-acetylglucosamine O-acyltransferase, whose product MSQIHPSAIIEEGAQIGADCVIGPFCIVGPKVVLGDRVELKSHVVVTGDTTVGEDTVIFSFAVIGEIPQDKKFGGEETRVVIGARNRIREHVTVNAGTAGGGGTTRIGNDCLLMAGCHVAHDCQLGDRVIMVNHAGAAGHCVVEDDVIIGGISGLHQWVRVGRGAIIGALTMVPNDVIPYGLVQAPRGELDGLNLIGLKRRGVARSDITQLRAAFQMLAQGEGTFQDRARRMGEEFDSDYVREIAEFILGDTDRSFLTPGK is encoded by the coding sequence ATGAGCCAAATTCATCCTAGCGCCATCATCGAAGAGGGCGCGCAGATCGGCGCGGATTGCGTGATCGGGCCGTTCTGCATTGTGGGGCCAAAGGTGGTTCTGGGCGACCGGGTCGAGCTGAAAAGCCATGTGGTCGTCACCGGCGACACCACCGTGGGCGAGGATACGGTGATCTTCAGCTTTGCGGTGATCGGCGAGATCCCGCAGGACAAGAAATTCGGCGGCGAGGAGACCCGCGTCGTGATCGGCGCCCGCAACCGTATTCGCGAACATGTGACCGTGAACGCAGGCACCGCCGGGGGCGGCGGTACCACCCGGATCGGCAATGACTGCCTGCTGATGGCGGGCTGTCATGTGGCGCATGACTGCCAGCTGGGCGACCGGGTGATCATGGTGAACCATGCCGGCGCGGCGGGCCATTGCGTCGTCGAGGATGACGTGATCATCGGCGGCATCTCGGGCCTTCATCAATGGGTCCGGGTCGGGCGCGGGGCCATCATCGGCGCGCTGACCATGGTGCCCAACGATGTCATTCCCTATGGCCTGGTGCAGGCGCCGCGCGGCGAATTGGACGGGCTGAACCTGATCGGGTTGAAACGGCGTGGCGTGGCACGGTCCGACATCACCCAGCTGCGTGCCGCCTTTCAGATGCTGGCCCAGGGCGAGGGGACCTTTCAGGATCGCGCCCGCCGCATGGGCGAGGAGTTCGACAGCGACTATGTGCGCGAGATTGCCGAATTCATTCTGGGTGACACCGACCGCTCTTTCCTGACCCCGGGCAAGTGA
- a CDS encoding LpxI family protein, with the protein MLALIAGTGALPEELVARLSEPPLVCAMEGFAPERLAVDIPFPIEHLGSLVADLKARGVSEICLAGAVGRPAVDPARIDAATLPLVPVIQQALTSGDDGALRAVMGIFENAGLTVRAAHEIAPDLLMPAGCPTKAQPEPAELADARRGAEIVAAMSAADIGQACVVHRGQALAVESVFGTNWMLGSLGQRPDAGGGVLFKAPKPDQDRRADLPTIGPDTVTAAVVAGLSGLVIAAGGVIVLERDRVIAECDRLGLFLFVAGPDA; encoded by the coding sequence ATGCTGGCGCTGATCGCAGGGACCGGGGCGCTGCCCGAGGAACTGGTCGCCCGCCTGTCCGAACCGCCGCTGGTCTGCGCGATGGAGGGCTTTGCGCCCGAGCGGTTGGCGGTGGATATCCCGTTCCCGATCGAGCATCTGGGCTCGCTGGTGGCGGACCTCAAGGCGCGCGGGGTAAGTGAGATCTGCCTTGCGGGCGCGGTGGGGCGCCCGGCGGTGGACCCGGCCCGGATCGACGCCGCGACGCTGCCGCTGGTGCCGGTGATCCAGCAGGCGCTGACCTCGGGCGACGATGGCGCGCTGAGGGCGGTGATGGGCATCTTCGAGAACGCCGGGCTGACGGTGCGCGCCGCGCATGAGATTGCCCCCGATCTGCTGATGCCCGCCGGATGCCCGACCAAGGCCCAGCCAGAGCCTGCGGAGCTGGCCGATGCCCGGCGCGGCGCCGAGATCGTGGCCGCCATGTCGGCGGCCGATATCGGTCAGGCCTGTGTGGTCCATCGCGGACAGGCGCTGGCGGTCGAAAGCGTGTTTGGCACCAACTGGATGCTGGGCAGCCTGGGCCAGCGCCCCGATGCGGGGGGCGGCGTGCTGTTCAAGGCCCCCAAGCCCGATCAGGACCGGCGTGCCGATCTGCCCACCATTGGCCCCGATACCGTCACTGCCGCCGTGGTGGCGGGGCTCTCGGGTCTGGTGATCGCGGCGGGGGGCGTCATCGTGCTGGAGCGCGACCGGGTGATCGCGGAATGCGACCGGCTGGGCCTGTTCCTGTTTGTTGCCGGGCCGGACGCCTGA
- the lpxB gene encoding lipid-A-disaccharide synthase codes for MRVFILAGEPSGDRLGGALMAGLRQLCPDVQFDGVGGPAMESEGLSSRFPMAELSIMGLVEVLPKYFHLKRRIAETAQAVLAMRPDVMITIDSPDFSLRVARLVKDASDIRTVHYVAPSVWAWRPGRADKMAKVIDHVLALLPFEPPYMERAGMECDFVGHPVVTEPEATGADIAALRTELGLGAAPVLLALPGSRRGEVERLAPVFGAALRRFLPEHPDMRVVVPVVPHVADQVAQQVAEWPGAPVLVDPRGLAPAQAAMRKRAAFAAADLALAASGTVSLELAAAGTPMVIAYKVNWLTQKIAERMVTIDTVTLVNLVSETRVVPECLGPACTPENIAARLAAVHADPAAQDAAMRLTMERLGRGGTPPGLRAAQAVLDRLPG; via the coding sequence ATGCGCGTCTTCATCCTTGCCGGCGAACCCTCGGGCGATCGTCTGGGCGGGGCGCTGATGGCCGGGCTGCGCCAGCTCTGTCCCGATGTGCAGTTTGACGGGGTCGGCGGCCCGGCGATGGAGAGCGAGGGGCTGAGCAGCCGCTTTCCTATGGCAGAGCTTTCGATCATGGGTCTGGTCGAGGTGCTGCCGAAGTATTTCCACCTCAAGCGCCGCATCGCCGAGACCGCGCAGGCGGTGCTGGCGATGCGTCCCGATGTGATGATCACCATCGACAGCCCCGATTTCAGCCTGCGGGTGGCGCGGCTGGTCAAAGACGCGAGCGATATCCGCACCGTGCATTACGTGGCGCCCAGCGTCTGGGCCTGGCGGCCCGGGCGGGCCGACAAGATGGCCAAGGTCATCGACCATGTGCTGGCGCTGCTGCCCTTTGAGCCGCCCTATATGGAGCGGGCCGGGATGGAGTGCGACTTTGTCGGCCACCCGGTGGTGACCGAACCCGAGGCGACCGGAGCGGATATCGCCGCGCTTCGAACCGAACTGGGGCTGGGCGCGGCGCCGGTGCTGCTGGCACTGCCCGGCTCGCGGCGGGGCGAGGTCGAGCGTCTGGCGCCCGTCTTTGGCGCGGCACTCAGGCGGTTCCTGCCGGAGCATCCCGATATGCGGGTGGTGGTGCCGGTGGTGCCGCATGTGGCCGATCAGGTGGCGCAGCAGGTGGCCGAGTGGCCCGGTGCGCCGGTGCTGGTCGATCCGCGCGGGCTGGCGCCTGCACAGGCCGCCATGCGCAAGCGCGCGGCTTTTGCTGCTGCTGATCTGGCACTGGCGGCCTCGGGCACCGTGTCGCTGGAACTGGCGGCGGCGGGCACGCCGATGGTGATCGCCTACAAGGTGAACTGGCTGACCCAGAAGATCGCCGAGCGGATGGTCACCATCGACACGGTGACGCTGGTCAATCTGGTCAGCGAGACGCGGGTGGTGCCGGAATGCCTGGGCCCTGCGTGCACGCCCGAAAACATCGCGGCGCGACTGGCGGCGGTGCATGCCGACCCTGCCGCGCAGGACGCGGCGATGCGCCTGACGATGGAGCGACTGGGCCGGGGCGGCACCCCGCCGGGTCTGCGCGCGGCGCAGGCGGTGCTGGACCGGTTGCCGGGCTAG